DNA from Pseudomonadota bacterium:
TTGCCTGGGAACGACATGATTATCAAAGTGCATTGGTAAAAAATGGAAAACTTTGGGGACAACCCTATCTCTATGCGTTCCAAAAAATGAAGAAATTAGAATCACAGCGCTTCACATCCAAAGATGTGATTCTGGTGGACGAGGCGAATATGATCAGAGGCAAGCTATGGGAGCCTTTCTTAAGTGAGGTTGTTAATAAAGGTGCCAAGGTTCTCATCATTCAAGACACTGCGCAAATTAAATCTCGAGAGCCTGGTGATTATGGGCGGTTATTTTCAGAAAGATTTGGAGCCTGTGAAACCCGGGAAGTTCTTCGTCAAAAAACTCCTTGGCAAGGAGAATGCTCTGCTCTTTTAAATGAAGGACGGGCGCTTGATGGTCTCATGTCCTATCACCAAAAAGGCCATCTACATTGGTATGACACCGCGCATGATACACACGAAGCCCTTGTTTCAGCTTACTTGAAAGATTTAAAAGAAAATCCGAACCAAAGCCGTATTGCCTTAGCCTATCGTAATCGTGATGTAGATGCTCTCAATCAATTAATTCGTATAAGATTAAAGGAACAAGGAGCATTAGGGACTTCTTTTAGAGTTGCAGACCAAGAATTTTCTTGTGGGGATCGTGTGCGGTTTACTCAAAATGATCATACGGAACATTACGTAAAAAATATTCACGCAAGCTTATTTCAAGCTATTCGGGAGCGATTCAATCCTACTCAACTACAAGGCGTAAAAAACGGAACTTTTGGGACAATTCTTTCCGGAGATCATTGGCACCTCAAAGTTCAATTGGATGATGGGCACTGCGTAAAATTTAATACAACTGAATATTATCATGTGACGCACGGTTATGCACTTGGAATCCATAAATCCGAGGGATCGACATTTGATCGTACTTTCATCGCATTCGACCCACTTTTAGATTCTTCAACAGTACTTGTAGGAATGACCCGTCACCGCCATGATGTGCAAGCTTTTATAAATCGTGAAGAAATTATAGATTTTAAAGCTCTCGTGGAAAAATTAGGTCGGGGAATCTCTAAAGAAACGCTTCATGACTATCAAGTACCAGAGGCCAAAAAACCTTACCTAGAGCGAATTCAACACTATTGTGATATTATGGTACAAAGTGGTAATTTGCGTGAGAAAATAGAAGAAAGCCTTAACCCAAATACATCTTTTTACAAGCATCAAGACTATAAAAATTACCAAGCTTATCTAAATCAGAAAAAAGAGATTGCATCTGAGATCCTTTCAAACTGGGATCACCATCTTCCTTATACACGGCTTGCGGGGCTGAGACGAGATGTTTTGGAAGTAGAGGTAGGTCTGAGGCAACGTACGCTTTCCGATCTTGAGCATCGAGCCAGCATTCAAGCGCAAGGATATATGGACCTTGTTCGAGAAACACGGGAACTTTGGAAAATTATAACGAAGACTCATCCCCCAATTTTTGCGAAACATCACGATTTATACGAGGGTTACCAAAAGCTGCGGATCGAAAGAGACTCTTTAGCATCTGTTTTTGCAGAAAACCCGAAACTCTATCGTCCATTTTTACGCGTAACGCAAGATAAAGATGGCCAATTTAAAGACTATTGGAATAATTCTGTAGAAGATAAAGACCGTTTTATGAGCTTGTCCATTAAGCAACATGCCGCAACTCATCTTCGCTCTCAATATCAAAAAGATTTTGAAGAACGTCTTTCTTTGGCTGACAGAGAATTCTATCAGACCGTAAAATCTTATAAAGAAGCAAGTTCTGAAGCTGCAGCTTTTTATCACCTCTGTAGAGACAAAACAAAAACATTTTTCTCCCTCAAGAAACGTTGAAATATCGCTTTCAAGAAACCTGTGCAACACGTGACATCTTAGCCTTGGAAATAGTAAGACTCTTTGAGACTCATCAGCAATTTTTTGAAAAACTAAAGATTCAAGAAAGCAAGCTTCTGACACATGCAATGTCAGGCGAAATTCGTGAAAAAGTGCGTACCTATACGTCTGAAAAAGACGTTATGACGAGAACTTCACAAGCCTATGAGCTTCAAAAGCTCATTGAGTTGCGACAAGACTCTAAAATCTACATGCTTCTCAAACAAGAAGGGCTCGACTTCCAACGCGTACGCTTTGATATCGTATATGCAGAAAAGCTAAACGCAAGAGAGATTTCTCGCGGGGATTCGCCAGATTATATTTTCAACCATATTCAAGCTTACCAAAAGGCATCTCAAGAGATAGGTTGTTCGTGGATGTCAGATATTCGCTCTCAAAAGCCTCAAGTGTGGGAGGACGCTTTAAATACGAGACGTGAAGCAGCTCAATGTTTAATGAATTGTGAACCAGCACTTAAGCTTTTCAAAGCCATGAATCCTAAGGAGATAGAAAATCTAGAAGCTCATGCCCGCAACATAAACTCTATAGTACAACAGCAGAATCTTAGGCCTTTTTTTAAAAGTGAGCATGTACTTGAAGCTTCTCGTGGGCGGATAAGAGAGATTGCCGAAGATCTGTTAGGGGCGCATAATTATCATCTTAGCACAAAATCAACACTGCGCTTTGGCTCCAGTGGAAAAATTAACGTCCACATTTCAGGAATTAAAGAAGGGTTATAGTATGATTTCTCCGAAGGTATGGGCGGTAATATTTTCCAGTTAGTGCAACAGCAAAAGGGATTGAGTTTCCGAGAAGCAGTTGATTATTGTGCATGGTTTCTGGGTGCCCGTGCTCAAGAAGTCATGAAAAAAACTATTCCCATTCAACTTCATGCTCAAGAGAATGAGCAAGACAAGGCTAAACGTTTATCTTCGGTAACTGAGATTTATCAAAAATCTCAACCCATTCTTGGGACCATTGCTGAAACCTATCTCCGTCAAGAGCGCGGCATCCAATGTGAGCTTTCTCAAGATCTTCGCTATCTACCCAAAGATACGACTTTTATCTATAACGCTGAGCATAAAACAACAATTTATGATTGCTTTATAGCTTTCGGACGAAATGCTTCAGGAGAGTTATCCTCTGTACAACTGACCAAACTCAACAGCAATGGAACACGTGCATTCAATAAAGACGGTGAAAAACTTAACAAGATTCAATATGGACTCGCAAAAGGATCCTTTGTCACTCTTCAGACTAATCCTGAAAGCAACCAAGTTTTTATTGCTGAGGGTGTTGAAACAGCTCTTTCCATCAAGGAAGCAGAGGTTAAGGATACTATTGTTGCCTCTATGGGAATTCATAACATGAAAAATTACCAAGGCTCTGAAAGTAAAATTATTATTTGTGCTGATAATGATGGTAAACTTTCTCGCACTAATGAAGTAATCCATCACACACAAGAATATTTAGAAAGCCAAGGAAAATCTCTAATCATCATCAAGCCAAGTAGAGAGGGACGAGATTTTAATGATATTTTAAAAGAATCAGGGGCAAAAAACATTCAAAAATATATATCTGACGCTGTATTCCAAAATAACAAGTCTTCAAAAAACCAAAATCTCTATAATCGGTAAAACATTGATGACCGGAGAGTAGATCAAGAAACTTCTCTATGCATTACGCTTCCATTATCTATGTAATCCACAAAGATCGTTTCAATTCAAAAAGCAAGTGTAGCCAAAGTCCTTCATCTAAATTTTGGAAAGCAAGCATTTATTCCAGGAAATTTGCAGATTCCATGATTTTGTCAGATGTCCATTTTAATACCCAATGGGTGAAAAAATGAATGCTATAAAAAGACCGAAAGCCCTTGTATTAGAAGTATTTCCTGCCTAAATCTAAAATTTAGGTAGTAGATTTTGGATAGTTATCAACCTTGAAGAATTTAAAAGATAGTATCATGTGAGAAGGCTTTATTTCAAACCATAAAATATAGAACCAGAGAATCTTTATAAATTATAAACCTTAGATGTTTTAAATTTAGTATAAACCTCATTTATTTATCCCATAGCAACAGCTATTTTTCTTTCTCCTGAGTATGGGTTACGTCCATGTGCCATAAGAATATTATCTAAAACCATGAGATCTCCTTTTTGCCATTTAAATATAATTGATTCTTTATCATAAACATCCCTTATTTTTTCAAGAACAGCCTCTTCTATAGGCGAGCCATCTCCGTAGTATGAATTTCTGGGAAGATTCTCTTCTCCAAATTCTATAAGAAGTGATTGCGCAACATCTCGCCTTAAGCTCGAAATATGAAATAAATGTGCTTGATTAAACCACACATCCTCCTTTGTGAGTGGATG
Protein-coding regions in this window:
- a CDS encoding toprim domain-containing protein is translated as MGGNIFQLVQQQKGLSFREAVDYCAWFLGARAQEVMKKTIPIQLHAQENEQDKAKRLSSVTEIYQKSQPILGTIAETYLRQERGIQCELSQDLRYLPKDTTFIYNAEHKTTIYDCFIAFGRNASGELSSVQLTKLNSNGTRAFNKDGEKLNKIQYGLAKGSFVTLQTNPESNQVFIAEGVETALSIKEAEVKDTIVASMGIHNMKNYQGSESKIIICADNDGKLSRTNEVIHHTQEYLESQGKSLIIIKPSREGRDFNDILKESGAKNIQKYISDAVFQNNKSSKNQNLYNR
- a CDS encoding AAA family ATPase — translated: MGAIPLELSHEQAEICVEEFLKTRFVSRNLVVHYAIHWDAGNPHFHGIITRRALVEGTFSSRKDEDIVSPFEHKLTRKHWERVANKHLALAGHEVRIDCRSNKDRGSLFEASQHEGYYAQRLADRGEYSRILARNEEIRQRNITLLCDHPESLIHEISQKRTVFTRNHIEEEIIRRIGGDEKLFAILKARVKGLENPSDYAPNENFASDLQDIASKLADKLLKDFELTQPIGENINRDPIFTSTAYKNQEEKNLSLADTLHQRSSKNIAPEFITNALVKHTNKLGFTFSEEQEAAIHYLCSGPNIRILNGRAGTGKTTLLKVVAEAYQAAGFNVLGTSFQGKAVEIMEREIGIPCKTLDSLKFAWERHDYQSALVKNGKLWGQPYLYAFQKMKKLESQRFTSKDVILVDEANMIRGKLWEPFLSEVVNKGAKVLIIQDTAQIKSREPGDYGRLFSERFGACETREVLRQKTPWQGECSALLNEGRALDGLMSYHQKGHLHWYDTAHDTHEALVSAYLKDLKENPNQSRIALAYRNRDVDALNQLIRIRLKEQGALGTSFRVADQEFSCGDRVRFTQNDHTEHYVKNIHASLFQAIRERFNPTQLQGVKNGTFGTILSGDHWHLKVQLDDGHCVKFNTTEYYHVTHGYALGIHKSEGSTFDRTFIAFDPLLDSSTVLVGMTRHRHDVQAFINREEIIDFKALVEKLGRGISKETLHDYQVPEAKKPYLERIQHYCDIMVQSGNLREKIEESLNPNTSFYKHQDYKNYQAYLNQKKEIASEILSNWDHHLPYTRLAGLRRDVLEVEVGLRQRTLSDLEHRASIQAQGYMDLVRETRELWKIITKTHPPIFAKHHDLYEGYQKLRIERDSLASVFAENPKLYRPFLRVTQDKDGQFKDYWNNSVEDKDRFMSLSIKQHAATHLRSQYQKDFEERLSLADREFYQTVKSYKEASSEAAAFYHLCRDKTKTFFSLKKR